Genomic segment of Nitrospirota bacterium:
GTAAACGTTCCCCCATGTTTTTCACCGATCTCGAACTGCAGGGTAAGGCCGCGCTCAGACACGAGACGCGCGATCTCACGGGGATTCAGCACGTTCTCGATGAAACCCGCGCCGGCTTCTATGCCCGTCACTCCGATATCGGCGCATAGATCGAGATATTCCGGAAGCTTCTTGAAGTACACGGCGATCTCGAATGGCCCTCCCCCCGTGCAGACAGGAACATTGAGACGCCGCGCCGCATCGACCTTCTTGCGTGTTGCAATTTCATTTGCGACTTGCCAGCAGGCCATTGATATCTTTAACGAGGAGATCAAATGCCGACTCTGTTCCAGATGACTCTCCAGCGTCAGGGGGTCGTAACCGGGATCAAATGGGCTCGTCAGGGGGGGGAGGTCGACCACGCCGATCTCGCAGAGATAGTCGCGGGTATGTCGCATCTTTCCATTGGATTTCAGCGTCTCGGTGATCATGAGGAGCCTCCTTGTTAATGAACTTTCATCTGATCTCTGAAAACAGCGACTACGTCAAGCCGTTCGACAGACAACTGCCGGAGTACTTCCAAGGGCGATAGGTTCAAAACCCGCATCTACGGCAAATCGCAAAAATACTTTGATTCTCTCCATAAACTCCCGTCTATCAGGCTCATTTCTCACAAAGGGGGTGAGCCCAGGCTGCAATGTGGGTGAATGAAAAAAGAGATTCAGAACTTGCGCACCCTTCTGGATCATCGATCTGGCCAAGGTGATCATCTCATCGCCAGTGGAATTTTCCGGAGACAGCCAGATTTTTTGAAGCACACCACAACGGTGCAACAGTCCAGCAGCCCTGAGTAGGCTGTAGGGGGGCCTGGTAAGTATATGGTGAACTCTGTTGGCTTTCTCGAAGCTCGAACTCGTCAGGCCTGAAAATCCTACGGTTGCAGGGACCTCAAGCATGGGCCCTGACGGGTGGGCAGTGAAAATATGGTCATGGTGAAATCGATATGGTGCGGGATCGGAATCGGAAAAGTTCGGCCCATACTGTCTCGACCAGTCAACAAATGGCAGCACGGACGTATCCACCTTGTAGCCCAGCGAATGAAGGCTTGCAGCGGCATGCTGTCCATAGCCCCATCTTCCAGCGCGGAAGGAAACCGGCACGCTTCCAAAGGACTCCACAATCGTCTCGTGCAGCCGCGTAAGCTTTTCCTTCTGCACCTCCGCGGGGAGATTGCAGAGCATACTGTTTCTCTCCGTCATCGCCTCCCCATAAGGGGGGGTGTTCCAGGGGTGGCAGTGCATGCCGATCTCGCAGCGCCCCTTCTGAAGAATTTCGCTGAGAATCGAAACGGACGTCTTATCGGTGGCGACAGGATAGGTAATGAGATAGGTGGGGATTACGGCAAATTCATCGAACAGGTCCTGAAGCCGTGTAATGTGAGAAATATTGTTCAGTGTGTGCCCGTCGACCACATATCTCCCCCATTGATCTTCTTCAGTATCAATGGTGACAACGAGTTTCATTGAAGCAGCACCCAGGTAAAGTCGGACCGATGTGTTCCACAAACCACTGTGGCACAGAGAGCGATTCCGGAAATGCAGAGTTGGTCCCTACGAGCTGCGCCAGACAGGTTTAGACCAGGCGTTTATCGAACTGACAAGAGGCAAAGGAATGGCGCCACCATGGAATCCTGAGACAACGATTTGAGGCTTGTGAACCGATTTGGCTTATCTGACGGGCTTGACGATGACCGACCAGCGCTACAGCCACCGATCGCTCCCCTCACGGTCGTGAGGAGAGCGATCGGTCTGGGCCGGATCTTGTTAAAACAACGTATAGATGAATGGCGCCACCACGGAGCCTTGCGTCAGGACGATAAGGCTTCCAAGCAGCACGAGAACAGTAACGATGGGGAGGAGCCAGAACTTTTTCCGCTCCCTCATAAACGACCAGAGCTCTGAAGTGAACTCGAACATGGAAGACCTCCTTTGTCTACCCGATTAAAATTGATACTTCATATGCGACCGGGGCCGCGGTTGCCTTGTCACCCGGTATGTCTGGCTATCTTGAGCATATGCCTGCCTCATCGCATCTTTGCCCATGAGCCGGAAGATAATGCCGATGGGCGTGATCAGGCCATAAAACACGATGCTGAGGAGAATCCTGGTATTGACCCACCCCAGAATATGCCCGATCCACATCCATGCCCGGTGAATCGGCGCCAACGCACGAGGTAGGATAGCCCCCACGATCATGAGGAGTCCGCCGAGGCAAATCGCCCACAACCGGAACGGCTCGCTGCGAAACACCAGAGGCCAGAGCCCGATGACGAGAAACACTCCTCCGACCAATAGTCCAAACTGGCGCAGTTCTTTATGCGTGGCTGAATGACCCATCATATCCCCCTGGTCGAGTTAGTCGAGTTCGAATTCTTTCTTCCAATCCGTATCGCCTTCAAGCGCCTTCTGGTCCGCTTTTCGCAGCACGCAATTCTCGAGAACCAACACGTCCATCTCGGTTCTCATGAAACAGCGATACGCATCTTCCGGCGTGCAAACAATTGGTTCGCCACGCACATTGAACGACGTATTCACACAAGTGGCATACCCCGTCTTTTCCTCAAACGCTTTAAGCAACTTGTAGTAACGCGGATTGGTGTCCTCATGGACGGTTTGAATTCTGGCAGAATAATCGATGTGCGTGACGGATGGAATATCCGAGCGTGGCACATTGAGCAAATCGATACCCCAGAGCGCTTTCTGGCCTTGGTCGAATGGAAGACGCCGCTTTTCAAGAACCGGAGCCACCAGGAGCATGTACGGGCTATCACAGTCCATTTTAAAATAGTCCGACACCCGCTCTCTCAACACGGAAGGGGCAAATGGTCTGAACGATTCCCGATACTTGATCTTGAGGTTCATCACGGATTGCATCGTGGTGTTTCGCGCATCGCCCAGGATGCTGCGGCCTCCCAGGGATCGCGGGCCGAATTCCATTCGGCCCTGCAGCCACCCCACCACTTTTCCGGCGGCCAGTTCATCGGCCACTCGACCATACAACTCCCCTTCTTCAAGCCTCGTATAGACCGCCCCAAGCCCCTTCAACCTGACTTCGACATCCTGGTTTGTAAATGCCGGCCCTAAATAGCTCCCCTTCATCTTGTCATTCATATTGTC
This window contains:
- a CDS encoding phosphosulfolactate synthase, which gives rise to MITETLKSNGKMRHTRDYLCEIGVVDLPPLTSPFDPGYDPLTLESHLEQSRHLISSLKISMACWQVANEIATRKKVDAARRLNVPVCTGGGPFEIAVYFKKLPEYLDLCADIGVTGIEAGAGFIENVLNPREIARLVSERGLTLQFEIGEKHGGTFTEDVVTQLVDQGKRWLDAGAGKIVVEGRESAQDVGLFDGKGKLNAGFAERFVDAYGMDRTIFEAPNKPSQFALLNHFGPRVHLSNVRLEELLRVEIYRRGLHSDAFQQEILRPKGPALNGLYA
- a CDS encoding polysaccharide deacetylase family protein is translated as MKLVVTIDTEEDQWGRYVVDGHTLNNISHITRLQDLFDEFAVIPTYLITYPVATDKTSVSILSEILQKGRCEIGMHCHPWNTPPYGEAMTERNSMLCNLPAEVQKEKLTRLHETIVESFGSVPVSFRAGRWGYGQHAAASLHSLGYKVDTSVLPFVDWSRQYGPNFSDSDPAPYRFHHDHIFTAHPSGPMLEVPATVGFSGLTSSSFEKANRVHHILTRPPYSLLRAAGLLHRCGVLQKIWLSPENSTGDEMITLARSMIQKGAQVLNLFFHSPTLQPGLTPFVRNEPDRREFMERIKVFLRFAVDAGFEPIALGSTPAVVCRTA
- a CDS encoding sxtJ; its protein translation is MMGHSATHKELRQFGLLVGGVFLVIGLWPLVFRSEPFRLWAICLGGLLMIVGAILPRALAPIHRAWMWIGHILGWVNTRILLSIVFYGLITPIGIIFRLMGKDAMRQAYAQDSQTYRVTRQPRPRSHMKYQF